A single Blastopirellula retiformator DNA region contains:
- a CDS encoding DUF1559 domain-containing protein has product MVCHKSPKHGFTLVELLVVIAIIGVLIALLLPAVQQAREAARRMSCSNNLKQLGLAAHNYHDTYQHLPPGNVAAINWKVCVLPFLEQRTITDQLTYDLNDDFHSDSGSNNVDVLSGVLVDALNCPSSVVDPFVDQNGANPGRLQYHTYLGVNGAADPSVTGNLATSGKCQKTYFGGYACNNGPMLGLVGVAFRDITDGLSNTVIIGEQAGRDPGRMAYAASSGAEPAYRQGASGGWNGDSSSAGLYENPPIPAWGFDPVDSPGANGFATYDGIAPILYPLNSACSGDSACLLSRGTGATFNSEHPGGVQFLLADGSARFIPETISLLTLKQLAMKSDGQVIGDF; this is encoded by the coding sequence ATGGTCTGTCATAAATCGCCCAAGCACGGCTTCACGCTCGTGGAATTGTTGGTCGTAATCGCAATTATTGGGGTTCTAATCGCACTTCTGTTGCCAGCAGTTCAGCAAGCTCGTGAAGCAGCAAGACGGATGAGTTGCTCCAACAATCTAAAGCAACTTGGTTTGGCCGCTCACAACTACCACGATACCTACCAACACCTGCCGCCTGGCAACGTGGCCGCCATAAATTGGAAGGTTTGTGTTCTACCGTTCCTTGAGCAGCGGACGATTACGGATCAGCTCACCTACGACCTCAACGACGACTTCCACTCGGACTCAGGCAGTAACAACGTAGACGTGCTGTCTGGCGTCTTAGTGGATGCTCTTAACTGCCCCTCAAGCGTCGTTGATCCGTTCGTTGATCAAAACGGCGCGAATCCCGGTCGACTGCAATACCACACTTACCTTGGTGTGAACGGGGCTGCTGACCCAAGCGTCACGGGAAATCTTGCGACCAGCGGAAAGTGTCAAAAAACTTATTTCGGTGGTTACGCATGCAATAACGGGCCGATGCTCGGTCTTGTTGGCGTTGCTTTTCGCGATATTACCGACGGTCTCTCAAACACTGTGATTATAGGCGAACAAGCGGGGCGAGACCCCGGTCGGATGGCGTATGCTGCATCTTCCGGCGCTGAACCAGCTTACCGCCAAGGCGCTTCTGGGGGCTGGAATGGCGATAGTTCATCAGCCGGTCTCTACGAGAACCCGCCTATCCCGGCCTGGGGCTTCGATCCCGTTGATAGTCCAGGCGCTAACGGATTTGCGACATACGATGGAATAGCGCCAATCCTATATCCCCTCAACTCGGCTTGCTCTGGTGATTCAGCATGCTTGCTCTCCAGGGGCACTGGTGCGACTTTTAACTCCGAGCACCCTGGGGGCGTTCAATTCTTGCTTGCCGATGGTTCGGCGAGGTTCATTCCGGAGACGATCTCATTGCTCACGCTAAAGCAGTTAGCCATGAAGAGCGATGGACAGGTGATCGGCGATTTTTAG
- a CDS encoding ECF-type sigma factor yields MQISEYLEAVREGKQGAGDLLYAAVYDALRRVAQTRLSHEQFPTLHPTELVHEAWIRLGGDIATPWENRRHFFGAFAEAMRRTLVDRARAKLRDKRGGGRGERVSLTGVDPEASGLSGSILDLNEALEAFEKVEPMKAQVVKLKFFAGMSIKEIAEVTDLSAATVERYWAYSRAWLYHYIARSHD; encoded by the coding sequence ATGCAAATCAGCGAGTATCTTGAGGCGGTCCGGGAAGGTAAGCAGGGAGCTGGGGACTTATTGTACGCTGCCGTATATGATGCCCTGCGCAGAGTTGCTCAGACTCGATTGTCTCATGAACAGTTTCCGACCCTGCATCCCACCGAACTCGTGCATGAAGCCTGGATTCGATTGGGGGGCGACATCGCCACTCCCTGGGAGAATCGCAGGCACTTTTTTGGTGCGTTCGCTGAGGCGATGCGACGGACGCTCGTTGATCGAGCAAGAGCGAAGCTGCGAGACAAAAGGGGCGGGGGGCGCGGGGAGCGGGTTTCCCTGACTGGCGTCGATCCAGAAGCCTCAGGGCTTTCTGGTAGTATTCTTGACCTAAATGAGGCGCTCGAAGCATTCGAGAAGGTGGAGCCAATGAAAGCCCAAGTCGTCAAGCTCAAGTTTTTTGCCGGTATGTCGATCAAGGAAATTGCCGAAGTGACCGATTTGTCAGCAGCGACTGTCGAGCGCTATTGGGCATACTCTCGCGCTTGGCTGTATCACTACATTGCTCGCAGCCACGATTAA
- a CDS encoding serine/threonine-protein kinase, with amino-acid sequence MSLSDDAIFSGALEQPTLQGQESFVRTICEGNPVRCQRILKLLNAHRDLDADNGSGFILDNPHDAFESLLQVGDLAVGSEIGPFRVLGKLGEGGMGVVYAAEQVTPIHRKVALKLLKPGMDSHRLLARFEIERQVLEQMRHPGITGVLDAGVQENGRPYFAMELVEDAQSITQYCNSQKLSLQDRMRLMTEVAQIVQHAHQRGVIHRDLKPSNILITMMDDRPAPKVIDFGIAKMLSGTQGHHKDATIAGERFGTPAYMAPEQALGGVDGIDVRADVYSLGAILHELFCGSPPIRSTNSSHSWTAENYWESDFPRLSDDLSEEVAKQRSTTVQSLSQDLHGEPGWIIRKALSKDRETRYQSVADFQRDIEYFLANKPIMAAKPTLMYRAGKFVKRNRGLSAISAFALLTIVVAATISTCFALRAIRAERDAKRRLEQTLKAQKELVEQRDLAEVALRDSKALSRTSRLLWISELAAADYLQHYFQVRVEDPDATPYPIESNILVEPDERLVLKGNWEWVTRTFRRYEVLESNLENNQTTGELHQEGRFGDSLEMEDLPGRLGADQASINELEGQLLFQELLLRHIRQSFTNDDVFIAEILNNCALKSIDLKNYKKAQEYLQESIQIWKRHDNRQAYVIQAQLFLADCLRRDQRPEEAAKVLSNAVSELDQMDPSDEVTIGLRALASEVTH; translated from the coding sequence ATGAGCCTATCAGATGATGCGATATTTTCGGGGGCTCTTGAACAGCCAACCCTTCAAGGGCAAGAGAGCTTCGTCAGAACGATCTGCGAAGGAAATCCAGTTCGCTGTCAGCGAATACTTAAGCTGCTCAATGCGCATCGCGATTTGGATGCGGACAACGGAAGCGGTTTCATACTGGACAACCCGCATGACGCTTTCGAGTCGCTATTGCAGGTTGGCGATCTTGCCGTCGGATCTGAGATTGGCCCATTTCGCGTACTCGGCAAACTTGGTGAGGGAGGCATGGGAGTTGTCTATGCCGCCGAACAGGTGACCCCAATCCATCGAAAAGTCGCACTGAAGTTGCTCAAGCCAGGCATGGATTCCCATCGTTTACTAGCGCGCTTCGAGATTGAGCGCCAAGTGCTTGAGCAAATGCGACATCCGGGAATTACAGGCGTTCTTGATGCAGGGGTTCAAGAGAACGGGCGTCCCTATTTTGCCATGGAGTTAGTCGAAGACGCCCAGTCCATCACGCAATACTGCAACTCGCAAAAGTTGAGCTTGCAAGACCGCATGAGGCTAATGACTGAGGTTGCTCAAATAGTTCAACATGCCCATCAGCGTGGAGTTATTCATCGCGACCTAAAGCCGTCCAACATCCTAATCACGATGATGGATGACCGGCCAGCGCCTAAGGTGATTGACTTCGGAATTGCAAAAATGTTGTCGGGCACGCAGGGTCATCACAAAGACGCGACAATCGCTGGAGAGAGATTTGGCACGCCTGCCTACATGGCGCCAGAGCAAGCGTTGGGAGGCGTCGATGGAATCGACGTTCGTGCGGATGTTTATTCACTGGGCGCAATTTTGCATGAGTTGTTTTGCGGTTCTCCTCCGATAAGATCAACGAACTCTAGCCATTCCTGGACGGCGGAAAACTATTGGGAATCGGACTTTCCAAGACTCTCCGACGATCTTTCCGAAGAGGTTGCCAAACAAAGATCGACAACTGTCCAATCGCTGAGCCAAGACTTGCATGGAGAGCCAGGCTGGATTATTCGCAAAGCATTGTCCAAAGACCGCGAAACACGCTATCAGAGTGTTGCTGATTTTCAACGAGACATCGAGTACTTTCTTGCCAATAAGCCGATCATGGCGGCGAAACCAACGCTAATGTATCGCGCGGGGAAATTCGTTAAGCGAAACCGGGGCTTATCGGCAATTTCTGCTTTTGCTTTGCTAACAATTGTCGTGGCCGCGACTATCTCGACTTGCTTTGCATTGAGGGCCATTCGTGCGGAGCGCGATGCGAAGCGGCGGTTGGAACAGACGCTGAAGGCGCAGAAGGAACTCGTCGAACAGCGTGACCTTGCAGAAGTGGCGTTACGTGATTCAAAAGCCTTGTCTAGAACCAGCCGTCTACTGTGGATTAGTGAACTTGCGGCTGCGGATTATTTGCAACATTATTTTCAGGTCCGCGTGGAAGATCCAGATGCCACTCCCTATCCAATCGAGTCCAACATTCTTGTTGAACCTGACGAAAGGTTGGTGCTCAAGGGGAATTGGGAGTGGGTAACCAGAACGTTCCGAAGATATGAAGTACTAGAATCCAATTTGGAGAACAACCAGACTACCGGCGAATTGCATCAAGAGGGGCGATTTGGAGACAGCCTCGAGATGGAAGATCTTCCTGGTCGGCTTGGGGCTGATCAAGCTTCGATTAACGAGCTTGAAGGTCAGCTTCTCTTTCAAGAGCTTCTCTTGCGACATATTCGTCAGTCTTTCACGAATGACGACGTATTCATAGCTGAGATATTGAATAACTGCGCGCTTAAATCCATCGACCTGAAAAACTATAAGAAAGCGCAAGAGTACCTTCAAGAATCGATACAGATTTGGAAGCGGCACGACAATCGCCAAGCGTATGTTATCCAGGCTCAGCTATTCCTGGCCGATTGCCTAAGACGGGATCAGCGTCCAGAAGAAGCGGCAAAGGTTTTGAGTAATGCAGTTTCCGAGTTAGACCAGATGGATCCATCGGATGAGGTGACAATTGGACTGCGTGCATTGGCATCTGAAGTCACGCATTGA
- a CDS encoding GNAT family N-acetyltransferase — MLASSGPAPFAGEVVHVDLHNDEHAAQLMRLLGTYALDPMGGGKPLLPVVHEHLIERLKNFPTFVGLLAVEDGEYVGLANGFYNFSTFSAQPVINVHDLAVDPNNRGRGVGKALLDEMARYATEQGCSYLTLEVRFDNPARRLYQRCGFVGGHPDSDEMSFWKKRLAAC, encoded by the coding sequence ATGCTCGCTTCTTCAGGGCCGGCGCCATTTGCCGGTGAGGTCGTCCATGTCGACCTGCATAATGACGAACACGCCGCCCAGCTGATGCGGCTACTGGGAACTTACGCCCTCGATCCCATGGGAGGCGGCAAGCCGCTGCTTCCGGTCGTGCACGAGCACCTGATCGAGCGGCTGAAGAACTTTCCCACGTTCGTCGGACTGCTGGCGGTGGAAGATGGCGAATACGTTGGATTGGCCAACGGTTTCTACAATTTCTCGACCTTCTCGGCTCAGCCGGTGATCAACGTCCACGACCTGGCGGTCGACCCGAACAATCGCGGCCGCGGCGTCGGCAAGGCGCTATTGGACGAGATGGCTCGCTATGCGACTGAACAGGGATGTTCGTATCTGACGCTCGAGGTTCGCTTCGACAATCCGGCTCGGCGGCTCTATCAGCGGTGCGGGTTCGTCGGGGGACACCCTGACAGTGACGAGATGTCGTTCTGGAAAAAGCGGCTAGCTGCCTGTTGA
- a CDS encoding DNA integrity scanning protein DisA nucleotide-binding domain protein, translated as MKQQKFTKQFAEFLRIGAALVKQAEADALLIFVEGVCEWEQIKAGAGNAKTIVAADDEEALEGAKETGLMPIVVELDESPILEKLTHALVESVADDIIATGASVVALYSGFDESRIDTISLVRLSEHLGRLTSRDLRRLETSVPLETLKHVIDLAVDIGREGREGKPVGTMFVVGDHRKVLHHSVASGFDPIKGYNRKERSIFDNRVREGLKEIAQLDGAFIINADGVVEAACRLVDVSSASVTLSKGLGARHWAGAAISKKTKSIAIVVSESNGTVRVFQNGEVMLRIEPFRRAMKWKDLDFDNAGE; from the coding sequence ATGAAGCAACAGAAATTCACCAAGCAATTCGCAGAGTTTCTCAGAATCGGCGCTGCCCTTGTGAAGCAGGCCGAAGCTGACGCCTTGTTGATTTTTGTCGAAGGCGTTTGCGAGTGGGAGCAGATCAAAGCGGGCGCCGGCAACGCCAAGACGATCGTCGCCGCCGATGACGAGGAGGCCCTGGAAGGCGCCAAAGAGACGGGCCTGATGCCGATCGTCGTCGAGCTGGACGAAAGCCCGATTCTAGAAAAGCTGACCCACGCCCTGGTCGAATCGGTGGCGGACGATATTATCGCCACCGGCGCCTCGGTGGTCGCCCTCTACAGCGGGTTTGACGAATCGCGGATCGACACGATCAGCCTGGTTCGCTTGTCCGAGCATCTTGGCCGCTTGACCTCGCGCGATTTGCGCCGCTTGGAGACGAGCGTTCCGCTGGAGACCCTCAAGCACGTAATCGACCTGGCGGTCGACATCGGCCGCGAAGGGCGCGAAGGAAAGCCGGTCGGTACGATGTTTGTCGTCGGCGATCATCGCAAAGTGTTGCACCACAGCGTCGCTAGCGGCTTCGATCCGATCAAGGGCTACAACCGCAAAGAGCGCAGCATCTTCGACAACCGCGTCCGAGAAGGTCTGAAGGAAATCGCCCAGCTGGACGGCGCCTTCATCATCAATGCCGACGGCGTGGTCGAAGCGGCTTGCCGTCTGGTCGACGTCTCTTCGGCCAGCGTGACGTTGTCCAAAGGGCTGGGAGCCCGCCACTGGGCCGGCGCCGCGATCAGCAAGAAGACGAAGTCGATTGCGATCGTAGTGAGCGAGTCGAACGGCACGGTTCGCGTCTTTCAGAACGGCGAAGTGATGCTCCGCATCGAACCGTTCCGCCGGGCGATGAAGTGGAAGGATCTCGATTTCGACAACGCGGGAGAGTAA